The nucleotide window GGAAGGAGGAATGTCACCAGCTGCCCTACCGCCTCTTTTTCGGCATAGCCGTAGAGATGTTCTGCTCCACGATTCCAAGACAGGATTCGCCCGTCGAGATCTGTGCTAATGATGGCATCGTCAGAGGAGTCGACAATGGCTGTTAGATGAGCTCTCGTGGCCTCGCTTCGAGCTTCATCCCCAATGCCAGTAAGACCTTTTGGTAGCGGGTCGCTCATTCGGATGTCCCAGTCCCTCTATTAGAGCGTAAAGTTTAGGCAAAATCTAGGGGAGCGTCCTGGTCTGATAAAGTGCGGAACAAGCAGACAGGGGCTTGGCACTATGTGAACATCGAAATTGATGAAGCCAGTACGAGCCCGATCGACACTGCGCCGCTCGGCGGTGTGTGATCGCGCAGATCGAACGGTTTCGACAGACACTCGCCGACACCTCAATCGCATCTGAGAAGCGGCAGAAGGCCCTGAAGTACCTCGTCCACTTCGTCGGCGACCTGCATTTCATGAAAGCGCGCGATGGTGGAGAATGAAGCGGAAGGAGTCGACCCACTACTGTCCCGATTGTCGGATTCCGGTCATCCCTGAACGCCTATTGATCAAGCCGGGTGCTCCAGGGCGGCCTAATAAGCCTGAACGGCCGGAATGGCATTGTAATTAGTGCGGAAGGACCTTCGCCCCAGATTATTTCGATCCCCAGGATGAGTGAGGCGGCAGGATGGTGACACCGCATTCCTGAACCGTTCAATCATGACTGTGTTGACTCGGCACTGCAGCATTTACTAGACAGATAGTGCAATACCATCTCGGGACCCATGCGACAGGCTAATCCATCACTCACGTACCATGAGGTGGAATGCTATTGACTATCGCATCGTACAGCTCCCGAGCCGCAGCTTCTTTGGTGAGTAACAACACGGCGCCAGCCTTGAGCATCGCCTCTCTGTTGACGGCTCCTGCATTAACAGACAACCCGATGACAATCGTCCCGGGGTAACGCGCCTTAATATGCGCTGTGGCCTCGATACCGTTCATTTTAGGCATATTAATATCCATGACCACCAGAGCGGGGTGGAGCTGTCGTGTCATGGCCACCGCCTCCTCGCCATTGCAGGCTTCTCCGATCACTTCCAAATCAGGATACGAATCCAGGAGACTCCGTAGACCTTGGCGGACCATCGCGTGATCATCAACCAAGAGTACGCGTATGCGCCCTTTCTGAGAATGGAGAATGGCAGCTGGGTGCGGAAGCGCGGGCTCTACGGACGATGAGGGTGGGGGCAGAGCCCTCTCGTACTCGAACCCATCGCCAATCCCAGGTGTGCGCTCGCGAATGGTCACTGGAAGAATCAGGAGGGCCTTGGTGCCACCGCCGGGACTCGATTGCAGGTCAAATTGCCCGCCTATCGTGTTCATACGCTCCCGGAGACTGAAGAGGCCAAATCGGGAGGGAGTATGATCTTTGTTCATCGCTCGTAGCGACGCCATCGCAAAACCGACTCCGGAGTCTGCCACTTCGATTCGGAGATCACCCACCCCTTTGTATATTCGTATATGAGCGTTTTCAGTCTTTGCGTGTTTGAGAATATTGAGGAGCAATTCGCGGACTGACTGATAGAGTAAGACGGCGGTATCGTCGGAGAGAACTGAGCCGACAAGTTCTTCCTCCTCCACCGTGACGTGTAACCCATAGTGTTGAAATTGCTCTGCCAACCATTTGATGCCCGCGACTAACCCAAAATGCTGAAGGACCGGAGGACTTAATTCCGCCATCAAGGTACGGCTATAATCCAACGCTTTGTGAAGGATCTCCTCCGTCTCACCTATGACCTCATCCGCTCTTGGAGACAGACCTTCCTTTCGAACGCGCCCGAGGTTGAGTCGGCACACCACTAACGATTGCGCTAAATAATCATGCAGTTCGCCGGCAAGACGTTTGCGTTCCCGCTGCTCAACAAGGTTCAGTTCCGTCGTCATAACACGCAGACTATCGCGTGATTCTTGAAGTTCTTGCGTGCGGTCCTCGATCCGTCGTTCAAGATCTGCGGTGAGAGTCTGCAGTCGCTGTTCACTCTCAGATAGAGACGCTTGGATCTCTCTCAGACAGGTGATATCGGTGTTGGTGCCGAACCATCCCTCAATGCGTCCACCGGAATCTCGGATCGGTAGTGCACGTGAAAGAAACCAGCGATAGGTGCCGTCTCGCCCCCGCAGTGGGAAGGTGTCCTCCCATGGCTCGCCGGTTTCGTGTGCTTTACGCCATTTGTTCTCGACCCGGTTGACGTGCTCGGGATGAT belongs to Nitrospira sp. and includes:
- a CDS encoding PAS domain S-box protein produces the protein MDSEGVPSGDENRHASWSQSTHSISDYMMEGLYTVDAHGRVMYMNPASQALLGWTSEELVGRNMHDATHYKHPDGSPFPASNCPKFNLLSNPAPLSHHPDTFIHKDGTFIPVVLSAVPIFNKGSVAGAIVVFRDDTTRRATAQALRDSEERLRLLILHAPTAIALFDSNMRYVLASKRWIQCYGLQENLTGHSHYEFFPEMADHWSTVYYRILAGETTQALEERFVRADGTMQWMKLEVHPWVTSEGRAPGLLIFGEDMTAWKRAEERLRRSLLEYQSTFENAAVGMSHVSLDGRWLKVNERLCQITGYTREELLSKTFEDVTHPEDIGPDWANARRLMAGDISAYAMEKRYIRKDGSQRWINLTVSLLRNETGTIQNFISIIEDITARKETQEALHESEARFRTLADNMSQFAWMADSTGWISWYNQRWYEYTGTTFDEMQGWGWKKVHHPEHVNRVENKWRKAHETGEPWEDTFPLRGRDGTYRWFLSRALPIRDSGGRIEGWFGTNTDITCLREIQASLSESEQRLQTLTADLERRIEDRTQELQESRDSLRVMTTELNLVEQRERKRLAGELHDYLAQSLVVCRLNLGRVRKEGLSPRADEVIGETEEILHKALDYSRTLMAELSPPVLQHFGLVAGIKWLAEQFQHYGLHVTVEEEELVGSVLSDDTAVLLYQSVRELLLNILKHAKTENAHIRIYKGVGDLRIEVADSGVGFAMASLRAMNKDHTPSRFGLFSLRERMNTIGGQFDLQSSPGGGTKALLILPVTIRERTPGIGDGFEYERALPPPSSSVEPALPHPAAILHSQKGRIRVLLVDDHAMVRQGLRSLLDSYPDLEVIGEACNGEEAVAMTRQLHPALVVMDINMPKMNGIEATAHIKARYPGTIVIGLSVNAGAVNREAMLKAGAVLLLTKEAAARELYDAIVNSIPPHGT